From Novipirellula galeiformis, a single genomic window includes:
- a CDS encoding beta-ketoacyl-[acyl-carrier-protein] synthase family protein produces the protein MDRTPSRRVVITGRGVVSPLGIDSSTMLSALRAGTSGVRPFTQLPLGVLSVDHGAEAIEFTGDISNYGPLDKALQRTIRKGSKVMCREIEMGVAVAQLALHDSALSEDKRVPERVGVVYGSDYIMSLPEEFSAGILKCMDEDGTFDFDKWGSTGKPQVNPLWLLKYLPNMPASHIAIYNNLRGPNNSITVREASGGAALGEAVSTIERGHADALVVGATGSRVHPLRTLHASLQEKLAKDTEDPATMSRPFDASRDGSVVGEGAAAIVCESLEHAEARGATILGEVVGYSSSAVGSQAGDDFIRIAVRNVLKGALGKADPKSVGHIHAHGLGTVQSDRCEAEAIAEVFGAPSEQPPVTTAKGHFGNLGAGGSMVEIVASLDALGGELFPILNCGKLDPACPINACVDSGVPAGNEFISVNVTPQGQASAVRIRRFA, from the coding sequence ATGGATAGAACCCCCTCACGTCGCGTTGTGATCACTGGTCGCGGTGTCGTCAGTCCTCTCGGAATCGATTCTTCCACGATGTTGTCGGCTTTGCGAGCAGGCACGAGTGGTGTTCGACCTTTCACACAATTGCCGCTTGGGGTGCTCAGTGTGGATCATGGGGCGGAGGCAATCGAGTTCACGGGCGATATTTCGAACTACGGACCGTTGGACAAAGCCCTGCAGCGAACGATTCGCAAAGGCAGCAAGGTGATGTGCCGCGAAATCGAAATGGGCGTCGCGGTGGCGCAGTTGGCGCTGCATGATTCCGCGCTCAGCGAAGACAAACGCGTTCCCGAGCGAGTCGGTGTGGTCTACGGCAGTGATTACATCATGTCGTTGCCGGAAGAGTTTTCCGCTGGGATTCTCAAATGCATGGACGAGGACGGCACCTTCGATTTTGACAAATGGGGCAGCACGGGCAAACCGCAAGTCAATCCGTTGTGGTTGTTGAAGTACTTGCCAAACATGCCGGCCAGTCACATTGCGATTTATAACAATCTTCGCGGCCCCAACAATTCGATCACCGTTCGCGAAGCGAGTGGCGGTGCGGCGTTGGGCGAAGCCGTCTCGACGATCGAGCGTGGGCATGCCGATGCATTGGTCGTCGGCGCGACCGGATCTCGAGTCCATCCGCTGCGAACGCTGCATGCGTCGCTGCAAGAAAAACTCGCTAAAGACACCGAGGATCCTGCAACGATGAGTCGCCCCTTTGACGCGTCACGCGATGGCAGCGTCGTTGGCGAAGGAGCCGCAGCGATCGTTTGCGAGTCGCTTGAGCATGCCGAAGCGCGGGGGGCGACAATCTTAGGCGAGGTCGTCGGCTACAGCAGCAGTGCAGTCGGTTCCCAAGCGGGCGATGATTTTATCCGGATCGCCGTTCGAAACGTGCTCAAGGGAGCACTCGGCAAGGCCGATCCCAAGTCGGTCGGTCACATTCACGCCCATGGACTTGGCACCGTCCAGAGCGACCGTTGCGAGGCCGAGGCGATTGCCGAGGTTTTCGGTGCCCCCTCGGAACAACCACCGGTGACGACCGCGAAGGGCCATTTTGGCAATTTGGGTGCGGGAGGATCGATGGTCGAGATCGTCGCCAGCCTCGATGCACTTGGCGGCGAATTGTTTCCGATCTTGAATTGCGGAAAACTCGATCCGGCATGCCCGATCAACGCATGTGTCGATTCGGGCGTCCCTGCGGGCAACGAGTTCATCAGCGTGAACGTCACTCCCCAAGGTCAAGCTTCGGCCGTCCGCATTCGCCGTTTCGCCTAG
- the rsmH gene encoding 16S rRNA (cytosine(1402)-N(4))-methyltransferase RsmH: MKTTENGIGETNVDEIDANEIDANEIDTCHVSVMPDEVVYWVADPTVAETPTKIVVDGTYGGGGHSRLLLEALPADDVRVIGLDRDPAVSARVSSETHDPRLTVFLASYEQVPKALDQFDLTAADALVLDLGLSSDQLADRERGFSYTVDGPLDLRFDPENGVPASRWLAMHDEKQIADAIYQYGEERFSRRIARAIVAKQRERQPISTVNELVEICRRCVPRSRNHDIHPATRTFQALRIAVNDELGILERTLRDAPNWIAPGGRMVIISFHSLEDRIVKNAFREDDRWEILTKKPLRPTESEVAHNARSRSAKLRVARRR, translated from the coding sequence ATGAAAACGACTGAGAACGGCATCGGCGAAACGAACGTGGATGAAATCGACGCGAACGAAATTGATGCGAACGAAATCGACACGTGCCATGTTTCGGTGATGCCCGACGAAGTCGTTTATTGGGTGGCCGATCCGACCGTAGCCGAAACGCCAACGAAGATCGTTGTCGATGGAACCTACGGTGGCGGAGGTCACTCGCGATTGTTGCTCGAGGCGTTGCCGGCCGATGACGTGCGCGTGATCGGCCTGGACCGCGACCCCGCAGTCAGTGCGCGGGTCTCCAGCGAAACGCACGATCCTCGGTTGACCGTGTTTCTGGCCAGCTATGAACAAGTGCCCAAGGCGCTCGACCAATTCGATCTCACCGCCGCTGACGCGTTGGTTTTAGATCTCGGTTTATCGAGTGACCAATTGGCCGACCGCGAACGTGGGTTTAGCTACACGGTGGATGGACCGCTCGATTTGCGGTTTGATCCTGAGAATGGCGTGCCGGCAAGTCGTTGGTTGGCGATGCACGATGAAAAACAGATCGCCGATGCGATTTACCAATACGGTGAAGAGCGTTTTAGCCGCCGGATTGCCCGGGCGATTGTGGCTAAGCAACGCGAGCGTCAACCGATCAGCACGGTGAACGAGTTGGTCGAGATTTGCCGTCGCTGTGTCCCGCGTAGCCGCAATCATGACATTCACCCCGCCACGCGAACGTTCCAGGCACTGCGCATCGCGGTCAACGACGAGCTTGGCATTCTCGAGCGAACGCTCCGTGATGCACCGAATTGGATCGCACCGGGCGGCCGGATGGTGATCATCAGCTTCCATTCGCTCGAAGACCGGATCGTCAAAAACGCGTTTCGCGAGGACGATCGTTGGGAGATCTTGACTAAGAAGCCGCTACGGCCAACGGAATCCGAGGTGGCGCATAACGCACGTAGCCGAAGTGCGAAATTGCGAGTCGCCCGTCGGCGATAA
- a CDS encoding lysophospholipid acyltransferase family protein produces MKQTLGRIRTLIIDFAAYTVVRLLVAVIQTLPLDMGKSFATAVAWLASGPLQIRRTATDENLRRVFPDADERERTALSQAMWQHLILMVCEIAWAQRRLHLTNWSEYLTFRDNRLMLKALLSKRPMVGVTGHFGNFEIGGYALGLMGFSTTTIARKLDNPFLHRWVERFRGAKGQVMVDKEGCAPLIDQHLQNGGVLSLLADQHAGDKGCWLPFLGVPASSHKALALFSLSSNAPMLVSFTIRADGEPMKFVSGCVGVADPQNDHAGVCQSVTTLTQWYNERLAVAIDMALEQYWWLHRRWRQPPERVARRLAKEAAKQAA; encoded by the coding sequence GTGAAACAAACTCTCGGTCGCATTCGCACCTTGATCATCGACTTTGCGGCCTACACGGTCGTTCGATTGTTGGTTGCCGTGATCCAGACATTGCCCTTGGACATGGGGAAATCGTTTGCCACGGCAGTCGCATGGCTCGCCTCCGGTCCGCTCCAAATTCGCCGTACCGCGACTGACGAGAACCTCCGTCGCGTGTTTCCTGATGCAGACGAACGCGAACGCACCGCATTGTCTCAAGCGATGTGGCAGCATTTGATCCTGATGGTTTGCGAGATCGCTTGGGCGCAGCGGCGATTGCACCTGACGAACTGGAGCGAATACCTGACGTTCCGCGACAACCGATTGATGCTAAAGGCGCTGTTGAGTAAACGACCGATGGTGGGGGTGACCGGTCACTTTGGCAACTTCGAAATTGGCGGCTATGCGCTTGGCTTGATGGGGTTTAGTACCACCACCATCGCCCGCAAATTGGACAACCCGTTCTTGCACCGCTGGGTGGAGCGGTTCCGTGGCGCCAAAGGCCAAGTGATGGTCGACAAAGAAGGTTGTGCACCGCTAATTGATCAACATTTGCAAAACGGCGGCGTGCTGTCGCTGCTGGCCGATCAACATGCCGGCGACAAAGGGTGTTGGTTGCCGTTTCTCGGCGTACCTGCGTCCAGCCATAAAGCATTGGCGTTGTTCTCTCTCAGTTCCAACGCCCCGATGTTGGTTAGTTTTACGATTCGGGCCGATGGCGAGCCGATGAAGTTTGTATCGGGATGCGTTGGCGTGGCGGATCCACAAAATGATCATGCCGGGGTGTGCCAATCCGTGACGACATTGACTCAGTGGTACAACGAACGGTTGGCCGTGGCCATCGACATGGCACTCGAGCAATATTGGTGGTTGCACCGGCGCTG
- a CDS encoding sugar phosphate isomerase/epimerase family protein: protein MNKPTLFPRRQILQLGAASVAGLAMMRTSAVDAAPAAGKPWLRKTLKIGMIGVKGSLADKFAAAKEAGFEGVELNAPGFNVEEANAAAKATGLIIDGTVGSDHWGVRHTDPDPEVRAKALVSLRKGIEQTAAVGADTMLLVPGRGSDGTADEVFKRALDNISQALPDAEKHGVSILMENVWNEMFYDVDGGTEQTADAFAAFIDAFDSPWVGAQFDIGNHWRFGDPAGWVRTLDQRIKKLDIKGFSRETGKFTKITEGDIDWPSVKKALRDIKFTGWLAAEVGGGDLERLKEVSRNLDKALQCSESVPSVG from the coding sequence ATGAATAAACCCACTCTGTTTCCACGACGTCAGATCCTTCAACTTGGTGCTGCGTCGGTTGCCGGTTTGGCGATGATGCGAACCTCGGCCGTGGATGCCGCCCCCGCTGCGGGCAAACCATGGCTGCGAAAAACTCTGAAAATCGGCATGATCGGTGTCAAAGGTTCGCTTGCCGATAAATTTGCCGCGGCTAAAGAAGCGGGGTTTGAGGGTGTCGAACTTAACGCTCCTGGATTTAACGTCGAGGAGGCCAACGCGGCTGCCAAGGCCACCGGTTTGATCATTGATGGCACCGTGGGATCGGACCACTGGGGCGTCCGGCATACCGATCCCGATCCCGAAGTTCGAGCGAAAGCACTCGTAAGCCTTCGTAAAGGAATCGAACAAACCGCGGCGGTCGGTGCCGATACGATGTTGTTGGTCCCAGGTCGTGGAAGCGACGGAACCGCCGACGAGGTCTTCAAGCGAGCGCTGGACAACATCAGCCAAGCCCTTCCCGATGCGGAAAAGCACGGTGTTTCGATCTTGATGGAGAACGTTTGGAACGAAATGTTCTACGATGTCGACGGCGGCACCGAGCAAACCGCCGATGCATTTGCCGCGTTCATCGACGCCTTCGATTCGCCGTGGGTCGGTGCCCAATTCGACATCGGCAACCACTGGCGGTTCGGCGATCCTGCGGGATGGGTTCGTACGCTCGATCAGCGAATCAAGAAGCTAGACATCAAGGGATTCTCTCGCGAGACTGGCAAGTTCACCAAAATCACCGAAGGCGACATCGATTGGCCAAGTGTGAAGAAGGCACTTCGCGACATCAAATTCACCGGTTGGTTGGCTGCGGAAGTCGGCGGGGGAGATTTGGAGCGTTTGAAGGAAGTCAGCCGTAATTTAGACAAGGCGCTGCAATGCAGTGAATCGGTTCCGAGTGTTGGATAG
- a CDS encoding HEAT repeat domain-containing protein produces MTARDGKAMMAKSDWAAGLASQRVEDKIATLRTLANQDAVTGLAVACIKLVVDSDEEVRMWAAEALQRSVLPDVDDVETLAELVLYPNDGEIPYWAATMLGRLQSEAVGGVEALQHCLLNSNYLPARERAAWALAQIGPAAANAIGSLEKAAPTAPPRLKQLVREAIQAIGNAA; encoded by the coding sequence ATGACGGCAAGGGATGGCAAGGCGATGATGGCAAAATCGGATTGGGCCGCGGGCTTAGCGAGCCAACGCGTCGAAGACAAAATTGCGACCTTGCGAACGCTGGCCAATCAGGACGCCGTTACCGGTCTGGCGGTGGCGTGCATCAAGCTTGTCGTCGACTCGGATGAAGAGGTTCGGATGTGGGCCGCCGAAGCGTTGCAGCGTTCGGTTTTGCCAGACGTGGACGACGTTGAAACGCTCGCCGAATTGGTGCTTTATCCGAACGATGGCGAGATCCCCTATTGGGCTGCGACGATGCTGGGCCGTTTGCAATCTGAAGCGGTTGGCGGCGTCGAGGCGTTGCAGCATTGTTTGTTGAATTCAAATTACTTGCCGGCGCGAGAACGCGCCGCATGGGCGTTAGCCCAAATCGGCCCCGCGGCTGCGAACGCAATCGGATCGCTCGAAAAGGCGGCCCCGACGGCTCCGCCACGATTGAAGCAATTGGTGCGTGAAGCGATCCAAGCGATCGGAAACGCGGCGTAG
- a CDS encoding endonuclease/exonuclease/phosphatase family protein → MGLLKNLLPSLLQSSRSRSRKKSGSGARSVSSYIPFSRWLGPSISVLGIVGAVFLVITGRVDLASLDRLTTSEAASTATDGMPVQPITLKQLGERSPMTIRLASFNIQMFGDKKSSTRMRDGVDVMATLAQIVSQFDLVAIQEVRGGNSVPVERLVQLINTSGARYTATVSPPIGRTSQTECYAFVWDETRIEMVRDSGYVVQDTADRMHREPMVASFRALAVPRAGHDPFSFTLINAHTDPDEVTAMATSNEINVLDDVFVRVRQYEYDRLGEEDCILLGDLNVDADNLQELAMIPNVFSIAGNTPTNTRRTKTYDHILIDGQMTREYTGRFGVIDLQSDLGLSETQALLVSDHMPLWAEFSAYEIPQTPAVAARPEAVPMMR, encoded by the coding sequence ATGGGCTTACTAAAGAATCTACTTCCCAGTCTGCTCCAGAGCAGCCGATCGCGATCACGCAAAAAATCGGGCTCCGGTGCGCGCTCCGTCTCTAGCTACATTCCGTTCTCTCGCTGGCTGGGCCCGTCGATCAGTGTGTTGGGGATTGTCGGGGCAGTGTTCCTCGTCATCACCGGACGCGTCGACCTTGCCTCGCTGGATCGTTTAACGACGAGTGAAGCGGCTTCCACTGCGACCGACGGGATGCCCGTTCAACCGATCACGCTTAAGCAGCTTGGGGAGCGGTCACCGATGACGATCCGGTTGGCGAGCTTCAACATCCAAATGTTCGGCGACAAGAAATCTTCGACACGAATGCGCGATGGCGTCGACGTGATGGCCACGCTCGCCCAAATCGTCAGCCAATTTGATTTGGTTGCCATCCAAGAGGTACGCGGCGGAAACAGCGTTCCCGTTGAACGGTTGGTTCAATTGATCAATACGTCTGGGGCACGCTACACCGCCACGGTCAGCCCGCCCATCGGCCGAACGTCGCAAACCGAATGTTATGCGTTCGTTTGGGACGAGACTCGCATTGAAATGGTTCGCGACAGCGGCTACGTCGTGCAGGACACCGCCGATCGAATGCACCGCGAACCGATGGTGGCTTCGTTTCGTGCCTTGGCCGTTCCACGCGCTGGACACGACCCGTTCAGTTTTACGTTGATCAACGCCCACACCGATCCGGATGAAGTGACGGCAATGGCGACCAGCAACGAGATCAACGTTCTCGACGACGTTTTTGTGCGTGTTCGGCAATACGAGTACGATCGGCTAGGCGAAGAGGACTGTATCTTGCTGGGCGATTTGAACGTCGACGCCGACAACCTTCAAGAATTGGCCATGATCCCCAATGTGTTTTCCATTGCCGGTAACACGCCGACCAATACGCGTCGCACAAAGACTTATGACCACATTCTCATCGACGGACAAATGACGCGGGAATACACAGGGAGATTCGGCGTGATTGATTTGCAAAGTGACCTCGGTTTGAGTGAAACGCAAGCGTTATTGGTCAGCGATCACATGCCGCTTTGGGCCGAGTTCAGCGCTTACGAGATCCCTCAAACGCCTGCGGTCGCGGCGCGGCCCGAAGCGGTCCCGATGATGCGTTAG